A window of Aeromicrobium duanguangcaii genomic DNA:
GCCCAGCCAAGACCCGCGCGCCGGTCGCGAGGGCGGTCTTGACGCGTTCTTGACGCCGGTTCGCGCTGATTTGGCGCCGCACCCGGCAGCGCGCTGCGCGCCGCTGAGAGGATGGCCGCGTGTACGTCAAGATCTGCGGCCTGCGCACGGCCGAGCACGCCCGGGTCGCCGTCGACGCCGGCGCCGCCGCCGTCGGCGTGGTGATGAACCGGACGAGCTCGCGGCGGGCGACCGAGGACGAGGCCCGCGAGGTCGTCGCGGCGGCCCGTGGGCGCGCCGACACGGTCCTGGTCGTCAACGACATGCCTGCCGACCAGGCCGCGCGGACCGCCCGCGACCTCGGGTTCGACGTCCTGCAACTGCACGGCCGGGCCTACGCCGAGACCGACTTCGGCGCGGCCACGGCGATCGTGCCGCGGGTGTGGCGCGCCACGTCGCTCGACCTCGACCCGCCGCTGCAGGTCGGCGCGTGGGGTGAGGAGATGCTCCTGCTGGACGCGCCGAAGCCGGGCTCCGGCGAGCAGTGGGACCTGTCCGAGCTCGCCGACCGTGCTCCCGAGGGGCGCTGGCTGCTGGCCGGCGGCCTGTCGGCGGGGAACGTCGCCGGGGCGATCGCCGTGGTCCGTCCCTGGGGCGTGGACGTGTCCAGCGGGGTGGAGGTCGCGCCGGGCGAGAAGTCCGCCGACCTGATCCACCGGTTCGCGGCTGCCGCGCTCGGGGGTTGACTGATCGCCTAGGCTGTCCATCGATGAACATCGATGAATGCGAACGCCCGTGAGCGCCGGGTCCGCTGCTGAGTCCGACGTCCTGCGCC
This region includes:
- a CDS encoding phosphoribosylanthranilate isomerase, whose protein sequence is MYVKICGLRTAEHARVAVDAGAAAVGVVMNRTSSRRATEDEAREVVAAARGRADTVLVVNDMPADQAARTARDLGFDVLQLHGRAYAETDFGAATAIVPRVWRATSLDLDPPLQVGAWGEEMLLLDAPKPGSGEQWDLSELADRAPEGRWLLAGGLSAGNVAGAIAVVRPWGVDVSSGVEVAPGEKSADLIHRFAAAALGG